One window of the Candidatus Zixiibacteriota bacterium genome contains the following:
- a CDS encoding putative Histidine kinase (Evidence 3 : Putative function from multiple computational evidences; Product type e : enzyme): protein MRGFYPLKILYWGLIIWGLHCAPVSSGVDHLIIRYNQKAELLPYEFVRVFCLDDRGVRKIVNRPFQTYRANRGDTSAALFIRANNAAIGRDEYASFALMRVQPTDYIDEDPVYITLWDYNTYFDEEFKALAIAASGYRNDSAFVIRHLQQTDTFDFIYLCRGQDHTGNGQWETAINFLGGFDYDFDGREEQFFQTFPGRDLEPRALFCVEMESRRVEWSVPVASVIVALTDCRDSANPSVIFSTYGTQNNVTQGRFNDNFGYLSKVNSRGNLEFNYIINADFKGTMIVPTDTGHSRFCIYHTLPFLPDTFSDSLPSRNPSLSLVDREGRAIRTIPATQSMGCGWRDRYRDKDNAIFMISESGVFQIYDTSLSLLAESNPTDLRAFVGKVKLVGMADSQYIFNGTNGLNLYTRDFRQLGKSGYGGGAVEPIIFDTAGNALTLLVSDPNIGQVMNIIKRPFGQYVAEIFWYYRELIVIMAVLLLAALLLINYFRQRSERFLYRSEVKRRALMYATPDLIFVVNSDGVFLDYKGNEDEKLLIPPDKFIGKNIAEVMPPKISERALELIREVIATRQIRSFDYQLEMPGGPKNYEARLVISGPREVLVIVRDITDWRQTEVALKESEEKYRTLVETAGEAIFMVDYHGEFLFMNSVAAGRLGGTPNDFVGKNMWQLFPQDNADVQMASIRETIQMGQKKSVERQTNLQNRVFWFNTSLRPVKNRAGEYYAVIAIATDVTAAHEAALALQKERDFSNSILDTANSLIVCLDGEAKITIFNRECERVTGYKRDEVIGRNWPDLFLPKEKSHPGLVDFADWVKKHPEDRKQEPILTKTGERKIILWSNSVLYSEDGQMTAIAIGHDITSRLETDRAFQESEEKMRTIFESSADGVTILDLDLNIIEANPASLKMFGNEKKGDVLGKNIGDFLPQEEMEKIPQLKQLVLRRGTMTNIELRGRHRNGREFPINVNASLLRGPQGGATGFVLSVEDISLRKREEIKDRARLQLLTELRTADTIDQCLTLGCNAIYNSGLYKRAVLTIHNSQREIIHLGQIGLDLIVLEQARKAPAPSREVAARLTQERYRISHSYFIPEDAGIVKDVSGRVIAQKDKGGGAAPSDWKPGDELFVPILSESGETEGWLSVDTPFDGRRPTYDEIHCLEEIVDIVTKRMHTVRGLDRLERERRALAQANIALAKSEANYRELIETAYDIIFTVNRAGKFIALNPAFERHTGWKPEEWLGRSAFETINQDDQPKAKETFSRVLGGYSPGAHEYRVKTKRGDDIICEFVTTPHYQDNKIIGVFGIARDITDRCRMERELRDSEEKFRNLAEHSLQGIMVVQDGRTVFINPRFAEIHEVAVPEILGTSIFDMIGRFIHPEFKDDSKRRHSSRMAGNPSSSNLEMKIITARGKVRWIETFAQNMTFDGRPAMQMVILDITDRKLAEAALRKSEEAYRDLVENVNDVLFSLDQAGKVTYVSPAIRAILGYDSAEVTGQSVWPLIYREDLPEIRTSLNDVFDGKLYPSEYRMIAKSGEVKWVRSSSRPVYEEGKVVGIRGVLVDIDRRKRTEEALAESEFKFRTLAEHSLQGMFVYQGEKYLFANRRVSQITGYSVEEILGTSVSELNKRLIHPDYRNQVNDYAGNRARGADRSEHYEIKIITKSGEERWVEIYSQEISFSGHPARQVVVADITDRKAAEAALLYRHAFEDLVTSISTRFIDLAPDEVEQGLEEAITQIGRFVGADLVYLFDILSDKNSMKFIYRWTVSDAGGLDDPKDEYSLNQMKWTSEMLHAQKNIYIPSLAELPIEASSEKSILNALGIKSLLTVPMIYRRRLIGGLGLASLKKEREFSEDIIALVRIVGEIFANTIERRRAEQQIQKTGLEKYQQARQIAGGMAHEIRNALFPVRGALSLIRRVWGESPPREKELTNYSKIADDAISRALDITGLISQYTKLDAEKFPGQVNPAEVVKEVLKSNQLRIAEQKIRVDVDCPDNIMVESNRRQLFIAINNIFINAMDALTKQREPRIIITGAKKQEHFTITISDNGEGIAAENLDKIFELFYSTKPSKGTGVGLASTKNIIQMYGGTIKVESRVNEGTSFILSLKIFGRDNNGRSEN from the coding sequence ATGCGCGGCTTTTATCCGCTAAAAATTTTATATTGGGGCCTGATTATCTGGGGGCTGCATTGTGCGCCGGTCTCTTCTGGGGTCGACCATTTGATTATCAGATATAATCAAAAGGCGGAGTTATTACCCTATGAGTTTGTCCGGGTCTTCTGCCTTGACGACAGAGGCGTGCGGAAAATTGTCAATCGCCCCTTTCAGACTTATCGAGCCAATCGCGGCGACACCAGCGCCGCCCTTTTTATTCGCGCCAATAATGCCGCCATCGGTCGTGATGAGTATGCCTCTTTTGCCCTGATGCGGGTACAGCCGACCGATTACATTGATGAAGATCCCGTCTATATAACGCTCTGGGATTATAACACATATTTCGATGAGGAGTTTAAGGCCCTGGCGATTGCGGCCTCGGGGTACAGAAACGATTCAGCTTTCGTAATCAGGCACCTGCAGCAGACCGATACGTTCGATTTTATTTATCTATGCCGCGGTCAGGATCATACCGGTAACGGCCAGTGGGAGACGGCGATAAATTTCCTGGGCGGATTTGATTATGATTTCGATGGTCGTGAAGAACAGTTTTTTCAGACCTTTCCCGGTCGCGATCTGGAGCCGCGCGCACTCTTTTGTGTGGAGATGGAATCGCGCCGGGTGGAATGGTCCGTCCCTGTGGCCTCGGTCATTGTCGCCCTTACCGATTGCCGCGACTCGGCTAATCCTTCAGTGATTTTTTCCACATATGGCACTCAAAATAATGTCACGCAGGGAAGATTCAATGATAATTTCGGATATCTCAGTAAAGTCAACAGCCGGGGAAATCTGGAGTTCAATTATATTATCAATGCCGATTTCAAAGGGACGATGATTGTCCCGACCGATACCGGCCATAGTCGCTTCTGCATCTATCATACATTGCCTTTCCTGCCTGATACCTTCAGTGATTCCCTGCCGTCACGCAATCCTTCTTTGTCCCTTGTTGATAGAGAGGGACGTGCCATTCGAACCATTCCGGCAACTCAGTCGATGGGATGCGGCTGGCGGGATCGTTATCGAGATAAAGATAATGCCATCTTCATGATATCCGAATCCGGTGTATTTCAAATTTATGATACATCACTGTCACTGCTGGCCGAATCCAATCCCACCGACCTGCGCGCCTTCGTCGGTAAGGTCAAGTTGGTCGGGATGGCTGATTCGCAATATATCTTCAATGGGACAAACGGTCTTAACTTGTATACCCGCGATTTCCGGCAACTGGGAAAGAGCGGATACGGCGGGGGAGCGGTCGAACCGATAATTTTCGATACTGCCGGCAATGCCCTTACGTTGCTGGTAAGTGATCCCAATATCGGTCAGGTCATGAATATAATCAAACGCCCGTTCGGTCAATATGTTGCCGAGATATTTTGGTACTATCGAGAACTTATCGTTATAATGGCCGTTCTGCTCCTCGCCGCCCTCCTATTAATAAATTATTTTCGTCAGCGAAGTGAGAGATTTCTCTATAGAAGCGAGGTTAAGCGCCGGGCTCTGATGTATGCCACCCCGGACCTGATTTTTGTCGTCAACAGCGATGGCGTGTTCTTGGATTATAAGGGGAATGAGGACGAGAAACTGCTGATACCGCCCGACAAATTTATAGGCAAAAATATTGCCGAAGTTATGCCGCCAAAAATATCAGAAAGAGCCCTGGAATTGATTCGCGAAGTAATAGCGACCCGGCAGATAAGATCATTTGACTACCAGCTGGAGATGCCGGGCGGCCCCAAAAATTATGAAGCCCGTTTGGTTATCAGCGGCCCCCGGGAAGTTCTTGTAATAGTGAGAGACATTACCGACTGGCGGCAGACGGAAGTGGCCCTTAAAGAGAGCGAAGAAAAGTACCGTACCCTGGTCGAAACCGCCGGCGAAGCGATCTTCATGGTCGATTATCACGGGGAATTTTTATTTATGAACAGTGTGGCGGCCGGGCGATTGGGAGGAACGCCGAATGATTTTGTTGGAAAAAATATGTGGCAACTTTTTCCGCAGGACAACGCTGATGTCCAAATGGCGAGTATTCGGGAAACCATTCAGATGGGACAAAAAAAATCTGTGGAGCGTCAAACGAATCTTCAAAACCGGGTCTTTTGGTTCAATACCAGTCTTCGTCCGGTCAAAAATCGAGCGGGCGAATATTATGCGGTCATAGCGATTGCCACTGACGTCACTGCCGCGCACGAAGCGGCCCTGGCTCTGCAGAAGGAAAGAGATTTCTCAAATTCGATTCTGGATACGGCCAACAGCCTGATCGTTTGCCTCGATGGCGAGGCGAAAATTACGATTTTCAACCGCGAGTGCGAGCGGGTCACCGGTTACAAGCGGGATGAAGTAATCGGCAGGAATTGGCCCGACCTGTTTCTCCCCAAGGAAAAAAGCCATCCGGGACTGGTTGATTTTGCAGACTGGGTCAAGAAACATCCCGAAGATAGAAAGCAGGAACCGATCCTGACCAAAACCGGGGAACGGAAAATAATCCTCTGGTCCAATTCCGTCCTGTATTCGGAGGATGGTCAGATGACGGCCATCGCCATCGGCCATGATATTACTTCGCGGTTGGAGACGGATCGGGCTTTCCAGGAATCGGAAGAAAAAATGCGCACCATTTTCGAATCGTCGGCCGACGGCGTAACGATTCTTGATTTGGATCTCAATATAATTGAGGCCAACCCGGCATCGCTCAAAATGTTCGGCAATGAAAAGAAAGGGGATGTGCTCGGGAAGAATATCGGAGACTTTCTGCCGCAAGAGGAGATGGAAAAGATCCCGCAGTTGAAGCAGTTGGTCCTGAGGCGGGGGACGATGACCAATATCGAATTGCGGGGGCGCCACCGAAATGGCCGCGAGTTCCCCATCAATGTCAACGCCTCACTTCTCCGGGGTCCCCAGGGCGGCGCCACCGGATTTGTTCTCAGTGTCGAGGATATTTCCCTTCGAAAGAGAGAGGAAATCAAGGATCGAGCACGACTGCAGCTTTTGACCGAACTTCGCACCGCCGACACCATTGACCAATGTCTGACCCTGGGCTGTAACGCCATTTATAATTCCGGATTATACAAGCGGGCCGTTCTGACCATTCACAATTCGCAGAGAGAAATTATTCATCTGGGGCAAATAGGTTTGGACCTGATAGTTCTGGAGCAAGCCCGCAAAGCGCCGGCGCCGAGCCGTGAGGTCGCTGCGAGATTGACACAGGAAAGATATCGAATCAGTCATTCTTACTTTATTCCCGAAGATGCCGGAATCGTTAAAGATGTTTCCGGCCGGGTTATCGCTCAGAAAGACAAGGGGGGGGGAGCGGCCCCGTCCGATTGGAAACCGGGTGATGAGTTGTTTGTCCCGATTTTGAGCGAAAGCGGAGAGACCGAAGGGTGGCTATCCGTCGATACCCCTTTTGACGGCCGCCGGCCGACCTATGACGAAATCCACTGTCTGGAAGAAATCGTGGATATCGTGACGAAACGAATGCATACGGTGCGGGGCCTGGATCGTCTGGAGCGGGAACGCCGGGCCCTGGCGCAGGCCAATATCGCTCTGGCGAAATCGGAAGCCAATTACCGCGAATTGATAGAGACGGCCTATGATATAATTTTCACGGTGAACCGGGCCGGGAAATTTATCGCCCTGAATCCGGCTTTTGAAAGACACACCGGCTGGAAGCCCGAAGAATGGCTCGGACGGTCGGCCTTCGAAACGATAAATCAAGATGATCAGCCGAAAGCTAAGGAGACCTTTTCCCGGGTCCTGGGCGGTTATTCTCCCGGCGCCCATGAGTATCGGGTCAAAACAAAGCGGGGGGACGATATCATCTGCGAATTTGTCACGACCCCTCATTATCAGGACAACAAGATTATAGGGGTATTCGGAATCGCGCGCGACATCACGGATCGGTGCCGGATGGAACGGGAGTTGCGCGACAGCGAAGAAAAATTCCGTAATCTGGCGGAGCATTCTCTGCAGGGGATTATGGTTGTGCAGGACGGAAGAACGGTATTTATAAATCCCCGCTTTGCCGAGATTCATGAGGTTGCGGTACCGGAAATTCTTGGCACATCGATCTTTGACATGATTGGGCGTTTTATCCATCCGGAGTTCAAGGATGACTCAAAAAGACGGCACTCATCAAGGATGGCGGGAAATCCATCGTCTTCAAATCTGGAAATGAAAATAATTACGGCGCGCGGAAAAGTGCGCTGGATCGAAACCTTCGCGCAGAATATGACTTTCGACGGCCGTCCGGCGATGCAGATGGTAATACTTGATATCACGGATCGAAAACTCGCCGAAGCGGCCCTGCGGAAATCGGAAGAAGCGTACCGCGACCTGGTCGAGAATGTCAATGATGTTCTGTTCAGTCTGGATCAGGCCGGAAAGGTCACCTATGTAAGTCCGGCCATAAGGGCCATATTGGGGTACGATTCCGCCGAGGTGACCGGCCAATCGGTCTGGCCGCTAATTTATCGCGAGGATCTGCCGGAAATCAGAACCAGTCTGAATGATGTTTTCGACGGGAAACTGTATCCGAGCGAATATCGAATGATCGCCAAATCCGGCGAGGTAAAATGGGTCCGCTCCTCGAGCCGCCCGGTCTACGAGGAAGGCAAAGTTGTCGGCATCCGGGGGGTCCTGGTCGATATTGACAGGCGGAAAAGGACCGAAGAAGCGCTGGCCGAAAGCGAATTCAAGTTCCGCACTCTGGCGGAGCATTCCCTGCAGGGAATGTTTGTATATCAGGGCGAAAAATATCTCTTTGCCAACAGACGGGTGTCTCAAATCACAGGATACAGCGTGGAAGAAATCCTGGGCACTTCGGTTTCCGAATTGAACAAGAGACTAATTCATCCCGATTACAGAAATCAGGTTAATGATTATGCCGGCAATAGAGCCAGGGGGGCCGACCGCTCCGAACATTATGAGATAAAGATTATCACCAAATCCGGCGAGGAGCGGTGGGTAGAAATTTATTCGCAGGAGATCAGCTTTTCCGGGCACCCGGCGCGGCAGGTGGTTGTCGCCGATATCACTGACAGAAAAGCGGCCGAAGCCGCCCTTTTATATCGTCACGCCTTCGAAGATCTGGTCACATCCATTTCGACCCGGTTCATTGATCTAGCCCCCGATGAGGTCGAACAGGGGTTGGAAGAGGCGATAACGCAAATCGGCAGATTTGTGGGGGCTGATTTGGTATATCTGTTTGATATTTTATCGGACAAAAATTCAATGAAATTCATCTATCGCTGGACAGTTTCTGACGCCGGCGGGTTAGACGATCCCAAAGATGAATACTCCCTTAATCAAATGAAATGGACCTCAGAAATGCTTCACGCGCAGAAAAATATCTATATACCATCATTGGCGGAACTACCCATAGAAGCGTCAAGCGAAAAGAGCATCTTGAATGCCCTGGGGATCAAATCACTTCTGACGGTTCCGATGATTTACAGGCGGCGCCTGATCGGTGGCCTGGGACTGGCCTCGCTGAAAAAGGAGCGGGAATTTTCGGAAGATATTATTGCGCTGGTAAGAATTGTCGGAGAAATTTTCGCCAATACGATCGAGAGGCGGCGCGCGGAACAACAAATCCAAAAGACCGGCCTGGAAAAATACCAGCAAGCCCGTCAGATCGCCGGAGGGATGGCTCACGAAATTCGCAACGCCCTGTTCCCGGTGCGGGGCGCCCTCAGTCTGATAAGAAGGGTGTGGGGGGAGAGTCCGCCTAGAGAAAAGGAACTGACAAATTACAGCAAAATTGCGGATGATGCTATTTCGCGGGCGCTGGATATAACGGGGCTCATATCGCAGTACACCAAGCTCGATGCGGAAAAATTCCCGGGCCAGGTTAACCCGGCCGAGGTCGTGAAAGAAGTACTGAAAAGTAATCAACTGCGAATTGCCGAGCAGAAAATACGCGTAGATGTCGACTGTCCTGATAATATCATGGTTGAATCCAATCGCCGTCAATTATTTATCGCCATCAATAATATCTTCATCAACGCCATGGACGCCTTGACAAAACAGAGGGAGCCGCGGATAATAATCACTGGGGCAAAGAAGCAAGAGCATTTTACTATTACCATATCCGATAACGGGGAAGGAATCGCCGCCGAGAACCTCGATAAAATTTTTGAACTGTTTTATTCCACCAAGCCGAGTAAGGGAACGGGAGTGGGGCTGGCGAGCACCAAGAATATTATTCAAATGTATGGCGGCACGATAAAAGTGGAAAGCCGGGTAAATGAAGGTACAAGTTTCATTCTATCCCTGAAAATATTTGGGAGAGATAACAATGGCAGATCTGAAAATTAA
- a CDS encoding putative Acetoacetate metabolism regulatory protein AtoC (Evidence 3 : Putative function from multiple computational evidences): protein MADLKIKSKILLVDDEANVLEMLKELLSDQYEVVLASSGQEAIDAVRQNKDIATVVMDIKMAGMDGIATAREIRKMEPDIPVIFHTGYPGDYDQDEINDNEKPFDYVQKGDAVSNLNRSIRNAVENYKLKKNLRDLSGFAERNFKMIGRSAQMQEIYRFIEKAANNDSKVLICGETGSGKEMVAKAIHENSKRKDHPFRFYICNSHKSPDMTESELFGHLKGSFTGATEDRTGVFEYADGGTVLLDEIGDMDLITQQKLLRVLDSGEYTKIGSPVVRKTNVRVICATHRDLEEMVRRGLFRDDLYYRIDELKVTLPPLRDRREDISLLAERFRDEITMEEGIAPKIFDEEALAVLINYDWPGNVRQLRKVVSALILMTDSDFICAEDVELELKTSRDEGKKEISGRKTLAQAIEECKRNTISSALHETGGNIAKAARLLDVDRANLAKLIKSLGIRYK, encoded by the coding sequence ATGGCAGATCTGAAAATTAAAAGTAAAATCCTTCTGGTCGATGACGAGGCCAACGTTCTTGAAATGCTGAAAGAGCTTCTGTCGGACCAATATGAGGTGGTGCTGGCTTCATCCGGCCAGGAGGCTATCGACGCAGTAAGGCAAAATAAGGATATTGCGACGGTGGTTATGGATATCAAGATGGCGGGGATGGACGGGATCGCGACCGCAAGGGAAATTCGGAAAATGGAGCCTGATATACCGGTCATTTTTCACACCGGTTATCCGGGCGATTATGATCAGGATGAAATAAACGACAACGAAAAGCCGTTTGATTACGTCCAGAAGGGTGATGCCGTTTCCAATTTGAATCGATCGATTCGAAACGCCGTGGAAAATTATAAGTTGAAGAAGAATCTCCGCGACCTGTCGGGGTTCGCCGAGAGAAATTTCAAAATGATCGGGCGATCCGCACAAATGCAGGAAATCTATCGGTTTATAGAAAAAGCCGCGAATAACGATTCCAAGGTGTTAATTTGCGGGGAAACCGGGAGCGGGAAAGAGATGGTCGCCAAAGCCATCCATGAAAACAGCAAGCGCAAGGATCACCCGTTCCGGTTCTATATATGCAACAGCCATAAGTCGCCCGACATGACCGAATCGGAACTGTTCGGACATTTAAAGGGCTCATTCACCGGGGCCACCGAAGATCGGACGGGAGTGTTCGAGTACGCCGACGGGGGCACCGTTTTGCTCGACGAAATCGGGGACATGGATCTTATCACCCAGCAGAAACTATTGCGCGTTCTGGATTCGGGGGAATATACGAAAATCGGCTCGCCCGTTGTTCGCAAAACAAATGTCAGGGTAATCTGCGCGACGCACCGGGATCTGGAGGAGATGGTCCGGCGCGGCCTGTTTCGGGATGATTTATATTACCGCATAGACGAATTGAAAGTAACCCTTCCCCCCCTGCGTGACCGTCGGGAGGATATTTCTCTATTGGCGGAAAGATTCAGAGATGAGATTACCATGGAAGAGGGGATTGCTCCAAAAATATTCGATGAAGAGGCCCTGGCGGTACTTATCAATTACGATTGGCCGGGAAATGTCCGCCAATTGAGAAAGGTGGTCAGCGCTCTTATCCTAATGACTGATTCCGATTTTATCTGCGCCGAAGATGTTGAACTGGAATTGAAAACAAGCAGAGACGAAGGTAAAAAAGAAATATCGGGACGCAAGACACTGGCGCAAGCTATCGAAGAATGCAAGCGGAACACGATTAGTTCGGCCCTGCACGAAACCGGGGGAAATATTGCCAAAGCGGCCAGGTTACTTGACGTAGACCGCGCCAATCTGGCCAAATTGATAAAATCGCTCGGGATCCGATATAAGTAA
- a CDS encoding hypothetical protein (Evidence 5 : Unknown function), whose amino-acid sequence MTEVDADIEKLADIFKVSICKTDLDLNILEADSRLYHNFGYDKEDLASGLNVWRLVDNSQIDRLRSKVEEIQAGRKPEKECFIARRRDGSSLVCEFRLIPCHRGTKIIGFDAIFSDITEQINRQQLALIKHGQEWFNFLYHNMPGGIFLLNEQWKIKDVNDFAREILGYPQKDLQEESFERVSPGFVTLAQQELVKGQINNMEHSFFGKTGREIPVLTSLREFVIAGETLYLISFQDISSIIDLQKAMLTSEIKYRTLVETALEGIAITDISDNITFCNSAFARMLGYKQNYLAGANLTLIMDEVEFHRYKRLTQEKFRGGSGRYETILIGKNGECHHVMVAAAPFYAAGGEVIGTFGVVHDISEMKEKEILLKRQKADLKRLSNRLLEIQETERKNLARELHDVIGQKLALAKMRLSRITLEMEAGDTGLLKEISGLISELADNVRHLSSELRPRILDDLGLIPTMEWYLDEFCRECGIKCHLTVKGEPSPLTKMQDINIFRLFQEAMLNIQKHSSAGQAEIIIEFSPEVLNLRISDNGKGFVPEKIGNGFVSRPGLGLLNIRERMDMIGGRTDIASRPGEGTTVTAILPLR is encoded by the coding sequence ATGACCGAAGTTGACGCGGACATCGAGAAGTTGGCGGATATTTTTAAGGTTTCGATCTGCAAAACCGACCTCGACTTGAATATTCTCGAGGCCGACAGCCGTTTGTACCACAATTTTGGGTATGACAAAGAAGATCTCGCCTCCGGCCTGAATGTCTGGCGCCTGGTGGACAACAGCCAGATCGACAGATTGCGAAGTAAAGTAGAAGAAATTCAAGCCGGCCGGAAACCGGAAAAGGAATGTTTTATCGCTCGGCGGCGGGACGGTTCCTCGCTTGTATGTGAATTCCGGCTGATACCGTGTCACAGGGGGACGAAGATAATCGGTTTTGACGCGATTTTTTCGGATATTACAGAGCAAATCAATCGGCAGCAATTGGCGCTCATAAAACATGGCCAGGAGTGGTTCAATTTTCTCTATCATAATATGCCCGGCGGTATTTTCCTGCTCAATGAGCAGTGGAAGATAAAGGATGTCAATGACTTTGCCAGGGAAATCCTGGGATATCCGCAAAAAGATCTTCAAGAGGAGTCATTCGAGCGGGTAAGCCCGGGATTTGTGACGCTGGCACAGCAGGAACTGGTTAAGGGTCAGATAAATAACATGGAACACTCCTTTTTCGGTAAAACGGGCCGGGAGATACCGGTTTTGACTAGTCTCAGGGAATTTGTCATCGCCGGCGAGACATTATATCTCATCAGTTTTCAGGATATCTCCTCAATCATCGATCTGCAGAAAGCCATGCTTACCAGTGAAATAAAATACCGGACCCTGGTGGAAACGGCTCTGGAAGGGATAGCCATTACGGACATCAGCGACAATATAACTTTCTGCAATAGTGCTTTCGCACGGATGCTGGGGTATAAGCAGAATTATCTGGCCGGGGCCAACTTGACCCTGATCATGGACGAAGTTGAATTTCACCGCTATAAAAGGCTGACTCAGGAGAAATTTCGCGGCGGGAGCGGCCGGTACGAAACCATTTTAATCGGCAAAAATGGCGAGTGTCATCATGTAATGGTAGCGGCGGCTCCCTTTTACGCCGCGGGCGGAGAAGTTATAGGAACCTTCGGCGTGGTTCATGACATTTCGGAAATGAAAGAAAAGGAAATTCTGCTGAAAAGACAGAAGGCGGATTTGAAACGTCTGTCGAATCGCCTCCTGGAGATTCAGGAGACCGAGCGAAAAAACCTTGCGCGGGAACTTCATGATGTTATCGGCCAGAAATTGGCCCTGGCGAAAATGCGTCTTTCCCGGATAACTCTGGAGATGGAAGCCGGCGACACAGGACTTCTCAAGGAGATATCGGGCCTTATTTCAGAATTGGCGGACAACGTCCGGCATCTTTCTTCGGAGTTGCGTCCCCGGATACTTGATGATCTCGGCCTGATTCCGACCATGGAATGGTATCTGGATGAATTTTGTCGGGAATGCGGAATCAAGTGCCATTTGACAGTCAAAGGCGAACCGTCGCCGCTGACCAAGATGCAGGACATAAACATCTTTCGTCTGTTTCAGGAGGCCATGCTGAACATTCAGAAGCATTCCTCGGCCGGTCAGGCGGAAATAATAATCGAATTTTCACCGGAAGTGCTGAATCTTCGCATCAGCGATAACGGCAAAGGTTTTGTTCCGGAAAAAATCGGCAACGGTTTTGTCTCCAGGCCGGGGCTCGGCCTCTTAAATATCCGGGAGAGAATGGATATGATTGGAGGGCGGACCGATATCGCCAGTCGGCCGGGAGAGGGGACAACAGTAACGGCTATTTTGCCCCTGAGGTAG
- a CDS encoding TRAP-type C4-dicarboxylate transporter, periplasmic solute-binding protein — protein MEKIKILVVDDHKIVRSGLIELLNKRENHQVVGEAENGREALEKIKKCRPDIVFLDISMPEMNGIEAIDQIRKSVPSCRIVILTMYDNNKYVAYALSHGISGYLLKDINAEELFIAIDRVMAGDVYLCEKINRKVIRDFASLTRDSTFSTPLDALSAREQEVFQLIAEGNTGKEIAGKLNISPKTVEHHRYKIMEKLQCSNIAQIVRLALKEGIITP, from the coding sequence ATGGAAAAAATAAAAATTCTGGTCGTTGATGATCATAAGATAGTACGAAGCGGACTGATTGAATTATTGAATAAGAGGGAAAATCATCAAGTTGTCGGAGAAGCGGAAAACGGCCGCGAAGCTCTCGAAAAAATTAAGAAATGCCGACCGGATATCGTTTTTCTCGATATTTCCATGCCGGAAATGAACGGCATCGAGGCCATCGATCAGATTCGCAAGAGCGTCCCTTCATGCCGTATCGTTATCCTGACCATGTATGACAATAATAAATATGTGGCGTACGCCCTGAGTCACGGGATTTCGGGTTATTTACTCAAAGATATCAATGCCGAAGAATTGTTTATCGCCATTGACCGGGTCATGGCGGGAGATGTTTATCTGTGCGAGAAAATCAACCGCAAAGTTATCAGGGACTTCGCCTCGCTGACCCGGGATAGTACTTTCAGCACCCCTCTGGATGCTCTCTCGGCCCGGGAGCAGGAGGTTTTCCAGCTTATCGCGGAAGGAAACACGGGCAAGGAAATAGCGGGCAAATTGAATATCAGCCCCAAGACCGTAGAGCACCATCGGTACAAAATAATGGAAAAACTGCAGTGCAGCAACATCGCCCAAATAGTCCGGCTGGCTCTCAAAGAAGGAATAATTACTCCATGA
- a CDS encoding hypothetical protein (Evidence 5 : Unknown function) — MQQHRPNSPAGSQRRNNYSMTGDMHFPQAKMGSTPYCINRQTGFIDIWARGGSFSGAGRLAPALEIPGPGRWVRGNPYCIIYKQRGYEIGNLTSII, encoded by the coding sequence GTGCAGCAACATCGCCCAAATAGTCCGGCTGGCTCTCAAAGAAGGAATAATTACTCCATGACAGGAGATATGCATTTTCCTCAAGCTAAAATGGGGAGTACTCCCTATTGCATTAATAGGCAAACCGGGTTTATTGATATTTGGGCTCGAGGGGGGAGTTTCTCGGGGGCCGGGAGGCTAGCCCCGGCCCTTGAGATACCGGGGCCGGGACGGTGGGTTCGAGGTAACCCTTACTGCATAATCTATAAGCAACGAGGATACGAGATAGGGAATCTTACTTCAATAATTTGA